In Gopherus flavomarginatus isolate rGopFla2 chromosome 1, rGopFla2.mat.asm, whole genome shotgun sequence, a single genomic region encodes these proteins:
- the RXYLT1 gene encoding ribitol-5-phosphate xylosyltransferase 1 isoform X3, producing MPYMHQVLQPLFIIYVGLYLWQHILEGLLEPADVTAQWREGSIKEGKTHFSFITGPAVVPGYFSVEADNVVLVLNGREEAKITYATQWLHYAQTLIQTRKLRHVAIVLLGSEQCNNEWIHPYLKRHGGFVELLFVVYDCTWVNEEDIFQWPLGVATYRNFPIVEPNWSMLRSPRSYLCNFLGTVYKNSSRENLMEVLKQDGLDKLCWIAAREQWQPQETNESFRIYQNALLQSDLTLCPVGVNTECYRIYEACSYGSVPVVEDVMTPGKCGNSSIYHSAPLQLLKTTGAPFIFIKNWEELPAVLEKEKNMSLQEKIQRRKKLIEWYRHFKAQMRHKFINILENSFLPNAKGG from the exons ATGCCATATATGCACCAAGTACTCCAACCGCTCTTCATTATTTATGTAGGTCTTTACCTCTGGCAACATATTCTTGAAGGTCTGCTTGAACCTGCTGATGTGACTGCGCAGTGGAGAGAAGGAAGCataaaggaaggaaaaacacATTTCAG TTTCATCACTGGTCCAGCCGTAGTCCCGGGATACTTTTCAGTAGAAGCTGATAATGTGGTTCTAGTTCTGAATGGAAGAGAGGAAGCAAAGATCACTTACGCCACTCAGTGGTTGCATTATGCACAAACTTTAATACAAACTCGCAAGCTGAGGCATGTTGCCATTGTGCTGCTTGGAAGTGAACAGTGTAACAATGAATGGATTCACCCATACCTGAAACGACATGGAGGATTTGTGGAACTACTTTTTGTGGTATATGACTGTACCTGGGTAAACGAAGAAGATATTTTCCAGTGGCCTTTAGGAGTAGCTAC ATACAGGAATTTCCCCATTGTAGAGCCCAACTGGTCAATGCTACGTTCTCCAAGATCATATCTATGTAATTTTTTAGGAACTGTGTATAAGAATTCATCTAGGGAGAACCTAATGGAAGTTTTGAAACAAGACGGGCTTGATAAACTCTGTTGGATTGCAGCCAGAGAACA GTGGCAGCCTCAAGAAACAAATGAAAGTTTTAGAATCTATCAAAATGCATTGCTGCAGAGTGATCTCACATTGTGCCCAGTGGGAGTAAATACAGAATGCTACAGAATTTATGAAGCTTGTTCATATGGCTCTGTTCCTGTTGTAGAAGATGTAATGACACCAGGCAAGTGTGGAAATTCATCTATATACCACAGTGCTCCATTGCAATTACTAAAGACCACGGGGGCtccatttatctttattaaaaacTGGGAAGAACTTCCTGCTGttttagaaaaagagaaaaatatgagCTTACAAGAAAAGATTCAAAGGAGAAAAAAGCTTATAGAATGGTACCGGCACTTCAAAGCACAAATGAGACATAAATTTATTAATATCTTGGAAAATTCATTTTTACCAAATGCTAAAGGAGGTTAA
- the RXYLT1 gene encoding ribitol-5-phosphate xylosyltransferase 1 isoform X2: MRATRKRLCSALLAAYVLFSLYAAYSVFLRPRRSPASRSGARQPRLGRERSSLGNEEWNPWEGDEKNEQIVSQQRYETNLQMLKNMKSQQKQTDLKVQIWGKAAIGLYLWQHILEGLLEPADVTAQWREGSIKEGKTHFSFITGPAVVPGYFSVEADNVVLVLNGREEAKITYATQWLHYAQTLIQTRKLRHVAIVLLGSEQCNNEWIHPYLKRHGGFVELLFVVYDCTWVNEEDIFQWPLGVATYRNFPIVEPNWSMLRSPRSYLCNFLGTVYKNSSRENLMEVLKQDGLDKLCWIAAREQWQPQETNESFRIYQNALLQSDLTLCPVGVNTECYRIYEACSYGSVPVVEDVMTPGNGY; the protein is encoded by the exons ATGCGGGCCACGCGGAAGCGGCTCTGCTCCGCGCTGCTGGCCGCCTACGTGCTCTTCTCCCTCTACGCGGCCTACAGCGTCTTCCTGCGGCCGCGGCGGTCGCCCGCCTCCCGGAGCGGCGCCCGGCAGCCGCGGCTCGGCAGAG AACGCTCTTCTTTGGGAAATGAAGAATGGAATCCCTGGGAAGGAGATGAAAAAAATGAGCAGATTGTTTCACAGCAGAGATATGAAACTAATCttcaaatgttaaaaaatatgAAATCCCAGCAAAAACAAACAGACCTTAAAGTGCAGATCTGGGGTAAAGCAGCTATTG GTCTTTACCTCTGGCAACATATTCTTGAAGGTCTGCTTGAACCTGCTGATGTGACTGCGCAGTGGAGAGAAGGAAGCataaaggaaggaaaaacacATTTCAG TTTCATCACTGGTCCAGCCGTAGTCCCGGGATACTTTTCAGTAGAAGCTGATAATGTGGTTCTAGTTCTGAATGGAAGAGAGGAAGCAAAGATCACTTACGCCACTCAGTGGTTGCATTATGCACAAACTTTAATACAAACTCGCAAGCTGAGGCATGTTGCCATTGTGCTGCTTGGAAGTGAACAGTGTAACAATGAATGGATTCACCCATACCTGAAACGACATGGAGGATTTGTGGAACTACTTTTTGTGGTATATGACTGTACCTGGGTAAACGAAGAAGATATTTTCCAGTGGCCTTTAGGAGTAGCTAC ATACAGGAATTTCCCCATTGTAGAGCCCAACTGGTCAATGCTACGTTCTCCAAGATCATATCTATGTAATTTTTTAGGAACTGTGTATAAGAATTCATCTAGGGAGAACCTAATGGAAGTTTTGAAACAAGACGGGCTTGATAAACTCTGTTGGATTGCAGCCAGAGAACA GTGGCAGCCTCAAGAAACAAATGAAAGTTTTAGAATCTATCAAAATGCATTGCTGCAGAGTGATCTCACATTGTGCCCAGTGGGAGTAAATACAGAATGCTACAGAATTTATGAAGCTTGTTCATATGGCTCTGTTCCTGTTGTAGAAGATGTAATGACACCAG
- the RXYLT1 gene encoding ribitol-5-phosphate xylosyltransferase 1 isoform X1 → MRATRKRLCSALLAAYVLFSLYAAYSVFLRPRRSPASRSGARQPRLGRERSSLGNEEWNPWEGDEKNEQIVSQQRYETNLQMLKNMKSQQKQTDLKVQIWGKAAIGLYLWQHILEGLLEPADVTAQWREGSIKEGKTHFSFITGPAVVPGYFSVEADNVVLVLNGREEAKITYATQWLHYAQTLIQTRKLRHVAIVLLGSEQCNNEWIHPYLKRHGGFVELLFVVYDCTWVNEEDIFQWPLGVATYRNFPIVEPNWSMLRSPRSYLCNFLGTVYKNSSRENLMEVLKQDGLDKLCWIAAREQWQPQETNESFRIYQNALLQSDLTLCPVGVNTECYRIYEACSYGSVPVVEDVMTPGKCGNSSIYHSAPLQLLKTTGAPFIFIKNWEELPAVLEKEKNMSLQEKIQRRKKLIEWYRHFKAQMRHKFINILENSFLPNAKGG, encoded by the exons ATGCGGGCCACGCGGAAGCGGCTCTGCTCCGCGCTGCTGGCCGCCTACGTGCTCTTCTCCCTCTACGCGGCCTACAGCGTCTTCCTGCGGCCGCGGCGGTCGCCCGCCTCCCGGAGCGGCGCCCGGCAGCCGCGGCTCGGCAGAG AACGCTCTTCTTTGGGAAATGAAGAATGGAATCCCTGGGAAGGAGATGAAAAAAATGAGCAGATTGTTTCACAGCAGAGATATGAAACTAATCttcaaatgttaaaaaatatgAAATCCCAGCAAAAACAAACAGACCTTAAAGTGCAGATCTGGGGTAAAGCAGCTATTG GTCTTTACCTCTGGCAACATATTCTTGAAGGTCTGCTTGAACCTGCTGATGTGACTGCGCAGTGGAGAGAAGGAAGCataaaggaaggaaaaacacATTTCAG TTTCATCACTGGTCCAGCCGTAGTCCCGGGATACTTTTCAGTAGAAGCTGATAATGTGGTTCTAGTTCTGAATGGAAGAGAGGAAGCAAAGATCACTTACGCCACTCAGTGGTTGCATTATGCACAAACTTTAATACAAACTCGCAAGCTGAGGCATGTTGCCATTGTGCTGCTTGGAAGTGAACAGTGTAACAATGAATGGATTCACCCATACCTGAAACGACATGGAGGATTTGTGGAACTACTTTTTGTGGTATATGACTGTACCTGGGTAAACGAAGAAGATATTTTCCAGTGGCCTTTAGGAGTAGCTAC ATACAGGAATTTCCCCATTGTAGAGCCCAACTGGTCAATGCTACGTTCTCCAAGATCATATCTATGTAATTTTTTAGGAACTGTGTATAAGAATTCATCTAGGGAGAACCTAATGGAAGTTTTGAAACAAGACGGGCTTGATAAACTCTGTTGGATTGCAGCCAGAGAACA GTGGCAGCCTCAAGAAACAAATGAAAGTTTTAGAATCTATCAAAATGCATTGCTGCAGAGTGATCTCACATTGTGCCCAGTGGGAGTAAATACAGAATGCTACAGAATTTATGAAGCTTGTTCATATGGCTCTGTTCCTGTTGTAGAAGATGTAATGACACCAGGCAAGTGTGGAAATTCATCTATATACCACAGTGCTCCATTGCAATTACTAAAGACCACGGGGGCtccatttatctttattaaaaacTGGGAAGAACTTCCTGCTGttttagaaaaagagaaaaatatgagCTTACAAGAAAAGATTCAAAGGAGAAAAAAGCTTATAGAATGGTACCGGCACTTCAAAGCACAAATGAGACATAAATTTATTAATATCTTGGAAAATTCATTTTTACCAAATGCTAAAGGAGGTTAA